From the genome of Dermochelys coriacea isolate rDerCor1 chromosome 1, rDerCor1.pri.v4, whole genome shotgun sequence:
CGGTTTATTGTAAAAGATCAATGATTCTTTCCTAACATAAAACTGCACTGGGCCTCTGTTTTGTGAGTGCAAAGATTTAAGAATCATCAAATACACTATCTCTACTAAGTGGGAAGTAGTATCTCCTGCAGCTGGGTTGAACTTTGTCAGATATGAATATTAGAATAACTGTTTCCTTTAAAGAGCTAAGGTAAGAGACGTAATAccttatattggaccaacttcagttggtgaaagacaagctttcaagctcccaACAGTTCTTCTTTAGGTGTGGAAAAAGGTGTTTCCTTTAAAATCACATTCAGTTTAAAAAGATAATAGCAGGTTTAAAGTGTTTTGTGCAAGGCTGAGGAAGTAACCAAGAATGTTTAATTTCTGGGTCTCCTTTTTTAACTATATAGGATGGAGGAAAAAAGGAGAATTGACTAGTTGAGTATAGGACACACATTGGATAGTCTACAGGGGATGTTGTGTATACGGCTGTTTTATTACTTCAGATGGACATTTATaaaaccctcccaccccacttttCAAATGAGATGCACAATCAACATTTATACTTATGCACCAAAGCCTCTGCAATATACACTAGAAGAATTTCTCTGCAACATACAGATCACTTCTGTGCTCTAGTACAGGGTATAAGAAGAATTGCTCCAGATATGCAAAGACAAAACAGTCAAGTACACAGACAGGTATCAAATAGTCTGACACAAGGAGAAGCATTTCAGTGTTTGTGTTAATAGAAGTTTGTTTGCATAGACAAGATTAATCTACAACTTAATTTTTATGTTCAGTCAGATCACTCAATGGGATGAAAACTGATAATCTTGGAATTTTAAACAGGCATAGAGTAAGTAAATCAGGGACTTCTAATCACCCTTTCATAATACAAGAAAGGGGCCATCCTCCAACAATGCACAGGTAATATTGAGGCCAAAAGCAATTTTATATCTTTGTTctctatttgtattgcagtagcaccaaaGGATCAGAGTCTCCTTGAGTTAGACACTGTTCAACCCCAcaggaagacagtccctgcaccaagaTCTTACAACCTAGTatgcaatttatttaaaatagcagTTCTTTGGTTAAGTTCCACTGATTCAGATAGAGGGGTCAAGCTGAAGAAGCCAAGATGAAAGCTTCCAGAGGCTAATCTCAATGCAATGCAAAGCAAAAGGATTTTATTCTTATTAAATGCTAAAATTTCTATATTCCCATAGAATCCATCAGCGACATAACAAAAGGACTTTGGGTGAGCTTGTTAGCATAGTCACATGCAGCTTATTAGCATACACATGTAGACAAATGAGAAGTGTAGGTGGACAGCAAGCCCAACCTGAAACAGGCATGCAGCTTTCTGAAATTTCAGAACATCTATAATTACAATggcattttaacttttttttcctcctctaagGGCTTCCTATTTTAACAAGTAGTATTTGTAGCGGACGCTGGAACGCAAAGTTTTTACTTTAATACAAAAAAATGGCAACTCTTAAGATCACTTCCACTGCGAATGAGAGGCACCAGTTTGGTAGCAACACTAATTTAATAAAGTTATAGCCTTAGTCAACTGAGTATTCTCCAGGTCAGAGACTGTCCTTGAGGCAAGCTTGCCTCTCTGTGCCCAGAATAGACATCTTGATAAACAACAGGCTAACAAAAGGACTCTGAAGCCTGAACTTACTGCAATGTTGCAAAAAATGGTGCACTGTAACTTGGATATGTATAATTTATTTACATGAATATAAGTTACTTAAAATCAATACGCTATGTACTATACCATTTGGTACTTAAACTTGTAAGCCTCTCTCTGTCACAAAGATTtactaaaacaaaaagaaaaaggatcacTCTTCCTACTATAACTATTTTTCAAAACGCAGGGTAAGATTTACTGTATCTCCATTTATAAAAGTTTTTCAAACTGTTCTGGATTATAAACAAAGTTGTAATAGATAAAAAGTTTGAAATTGCTAATAAACCTGCTATCTTGAAAATCTATTCTTCCATAATTCAGAGCCTTCAGTggaaagattgaagtgtcacATCTGGGTTTCATCCAGTGTATTGGATATGAGCTTTGGCTGAAAATGTACTGTATCAATCTTACACGTTGGTATAGGAATTAATCATCTTCAGAGTCGCTATCCCTCCTTGTTGGAACAGAGCTCCTGACTGAGGATATCAACTGGTCCTGGATCTGTTTCCTGGGGTTTTCTTCTAGATCTGTCTTGATAGCACCCGACTCTGAAATCTTCCACTCCAGTTCTACATGgaattaagaaaaaagaatgcCCCATGAGGTTGGAGGAACAGCATATGCACTTTCAGGCTCAGCCTTCTCTTTTCTGTAGTGTACAAAACCTTTATTATATGAAACATACAACATTTTACACACTGTGTTTGCAGTTTGTCTTGTGAATTTTAAAGCATGTATGATACAGACTAATCAGTGGTACACTCCAGCTGGTGAAAACACTGCAAGAGGATAAAAGTTTCTTGAGTTATATAATGACTGAGTGGTAAGAAGAGACAAAGAATAGATTACTTAACAGAAGGAAAAAATTGCAACAATTCCATTTACACATCTAAATCACATCACATTTTTACAgggaaactttaaaaatacaattcaTCCACTTCCCGCACCCCTTGCGCGGATTAGTTCCTTTACAAGAGAAGGATCTCCCTCCTGATAGCAGGCCTATTATTATATAGGCCTCAAATTGGATTGTTTCCTCAAAGTGGAAGAAAGTCAATACCACACATTCAGCAGAAGCCTCTCTCCTAATCCTGCTGGCAATCCAATCATTAAAATCTAATTCTGTTAGACAAAAAGGAAATGAATATAACCTCACTTTCTCCTCAATCACAGATAAATCACCCAGTTTCATagaccaaaagaaaaagaattcaaagAGTGCAGAGGTGAACTTTATGTGATGACTAACCTGAGGTGGTATAACACTTATCCCCAGGAACCTGAAAATGAATTACTTTAGATACCAATTACTTTAAATGAAGGGAtgcatgctttgggtgtccctaagcctctgactgtcagaagctaggactggaagacaggggatggatcccttgataaattgcactgttctgttcattccctctgaagcacctggcactggctaaagttgaaagacaggacactgggctagacggaccattggtctgaccaagaatgccattcttatgctcttagaAATGGAGAGCCAATAAAAATAGAACCTTTAATTATTTCTCACTTTGATGTATAATTAGCCAATCTCTACATTTAGATGTAGTTGCTCCCAAAGGAATGCTCTCATTAGTGAATTTTCCACTGGAAGGTCAGGAATGCTTACTGTAGAGTAatacacagagaatgtgaaaAGACCAGGATTTTAGTTAAACCACAACTTTGATTAGTGAAAGTCTATTTGCACGCTATTGCAAAATAGCTAAGTGATATAGTTAAATACAGCGCTTGAAATGCCTTTTATTTATGGTATACTTCTACGGCAGCCTCAAATTTATTTAAAGGTAACTGGACAGAACCATTGGGAAATTTAACAATATCATTTTAATTACAATAAAATCCCCTATTAAATCAGGCTAAAGGGTTTCACTCAGTTTCCAGCATGCAGAAAGTATCATTTTACAGCTGACATCCTTCATCTTGATGCACCATTTAAGAAGAATTTTGTTCCCCTTCCCTCTACTTTCAAATAAATGCTTTTGCAGATAAGCTTGAAGAACAACAACATCCATAGGAATAAAACACTCAGTGCTGAAATACCTTGTCAGACTTCATGTACAGAGTGCATGATACGCTTATCAAACATTTGCATCAAGTATGTTAAAAGGTTCAGCAACACTGGTGGTCTGTGCCTAGATTATTTGCAATAGGGTAATATGGACTAAACTGAGCCCTGACCTCGAGAGAAAAAGTAgagtccccaccccccacagggcACCTAATGTAAGTGCCTCCTGCCCCACTCTAGAACAATGTGAGACTACAAAACTTTCTCTAAGAGCTCAGATTCAGGCTCTACTTCAGAGAGGTGAGAGAGACCCCAGCTACTCCCAGAGATGCaaaggggtgagggggaagatgGGGGCATCTTCAAGCTCCCAGCCCCAATGGTGCTAGGGAAAACGTTGCCTCTTGGGAGGGCATAGTGATTTAGGAACAGAGTCTGTGGGTCGGAAAGGTAAGAGAGAAGAACTCTAACACCACACAACTGAGCAGCACAGGTTATAAGACAAGCGGAGGATGGTCAGGGAATTCAGGTACAAACAACTTTGGAGGGAAGAAATGACAGgaagtgtgtatatattttactgCTTAAAATATACTGTTGAATCAGAAGATGTACATGAGAAATGTAAATAATCATGTGACctttccattacatttttttcctccgGTCATCAATTCCCAGCCCCTGCATTCTGAGGGTCAGTGCAAGCATAACATAGGGAAGATTAATTAAACTGGTTATTGACATTCTGCTTTTCCTTTACAAGATACTAGATCAGCTGCTTACCATCTCTTGTCAGGTTCATGCCACCAAACACCAGGGGCCCAACAAACTGGGCCTTGATATCTCCTTCAAAGTACGTGAAAATTGTAGGCAGGTTCCTATCAGGGTAGTTGGGTATACAGGTTGTAGAAATGGCTTTGATAAATTTGACGTCTGGGAACTTCCTGGCAAGTCCACTCAAATGCTGATTTATTAAGGTACAGAGGGGAATTCTGTTTAAAACCGATAAAAAGAAGAGCTAAGAGAGAGAATATCAAGAGTAGTCCCTTCCACATGGAAAGTTAGAAGTACCAACCAATTTAACAGTACTTATGGAAATACAAATGTATAAAACAATGTATAGATATTACTACAGTGCCCATCACTCCAGTATACATGCAAGTTTAAagccattaaagtcatttgttacAGTAGTTGAAATAAGATTTCCCACTCTTATTATAGAACAAAGTTAGTTTACAAGATGCCATTTCTGCGACTAGTCCATGCTAAAAAAGTAGACACAAGGCAGAGAGAAATAacagctttttaaagaaaagaatcaaACTTCTATTTGTATtgttaaatgaacaaaatattgtGTGCTGTGAAGAGctgattaatttaaattaaactaaagaTAATGAACAAGCAAGTTTTTAGAATCATTTCTATAACACACAGATTTATTTCTAAAAGCAGTGACAACTTCCTTGGAAAGCTACTTTATAATGTCAGTGGGGTTGAGTACCTTGCTCGCCCAAATTTTGCGCAGCAAGAGAAGATGCGCCACATAGAACTCCATTGGGTAGATAAGAAAGCTGGTGACCTCGAGTGCATAGCCTCAAGTGCTTTTATACAGAAAAGGATTAAGTCTGCCCCCAGAAGCTCTCTGTAGTGAAGTTTCAGTAGACTTTGGTCATAAGTGATAAGCGTAAGGTGTATGGTTTTCCTTAATTTTAATTGATAAAGAATTAATTTCAGATTCTAATGGCCATAACAGTTATTCACTTGTCTAACAGTATTAGCATTGTTCACTAATAGCATCTGAAAATGCTAAGTGTTTGAAACAGCTTACTTACCCTTGTTTGTAAAGATGCAGGATTACCCATATACCCTTGCCAGCTTTGGTAACTTCTTGAACATAATCCTGTCCTGAAATCTCCAGAATTTCCCCAAATTTGTTCTTTATTTGAGTTGCTTTCCATTCTGCTATCCTTTGCTGTCTATACAACAAGGAGGAGAATGATGGGAGAAGAGAAATCAAACAGTCTTGAGAA
Proteins encoded in this window:
- the PDCL3 gene encoding phosducin-like protein 3 isoform X1 — protein: MLPVQCLERDQCQGKGSTKASTDPNADTEWNDILRKKGILPSKEKPKEQEEAVEEQEQQRLQQKSVVKTYEDMTLEELEENEDEFNEEDEQAIKMYRQQRIAEWKATQIKNKFGEILEISGQDYVQEVTKAGKGIWVILHLYKQGIPLCTLINQHLSGLARKFPDVKFIKAISTTCIPNYPDRNLPTIFTYFEGDIKAQFVGPLVFGGMNLTRDELEWKISESGAIKTDLEENPRKQIQDQLISSVRSSVPTRRDSDSEDD
- the PDCL3 gene encoding phosducin-like protein 3 isoform X2; the encoded protein is MQDPNADTEWNDILRKKGILPSKEKPKEQEEAVEEQEQQRLQQKSVVKTYEDMTLEELEENEDEFNEEDEQAIKMYRQQRIAEWKATQIKNKFGEILEISGQDYVQEVTKAGKGIWVILHLYKQGIPLCTLINQHLSGLARKFPDVKFIKAISTTCIPNYPDRNLPTIFTYFEGDIKAQFVGPLVFGGMNLTRDELEWKISESGAIKTDLEENPRKQIQDQLISSVRSSVPTRRDSDSEDD